One window of Chloroflexus aggregans DSM 9485 genomic DNA carries:
- a CDS encoding TIGR03986 family type III CRISPR-associated RAMP protein, producing MHQSGGKANRPEKRDRHQTPVQVVQPSPPTVPWPRAKESTKAREAYRFLNPYNFVRYLPPPDIPETDPDAQLLGRCPPPPHDRYVGLTGRITCTLEAVTPLFIADSHDVQSTTILLADNREVQHKNYRFFQYDGQDAIPATSLRGMIRALFETVTNSPFSVFNGEERLEYRIDPIESKRFKPGIVLSLPDGDQPGVIALCEEATIGAYHEDRNLNVLHGDWRCGETAYAVLSTAKNGVKKVEALAREQDKNRLLKYNKPLVKGWVKITGRTIETKRNERFFYFKEGAPAKAKHVHFDAEREADFNAVLQAQLHERRDDFHSQGQSDRLASGNLVYVELEPDQKTVRNIALAKVARLRYRHSIGDLLPEHLKPSEEYERLDIASRVFGWVRATPAEDRKDRVAYAGRVRFSHAVLIDDKGVYAEPMPLAVLGSPKPTTTLFYLRKKDGEWSEEERKRPGSATTIGYDGPNQLRGRKFYRHHGNSLNRLEYERAGQRRDHQNRTVRGVRVPGNVFQFTIDFHNLAPVELGALLWTLSLGEEKCFFRLGYAKPLGFGSVKLTVDQVDLLELSTRYCSLQQSGWRRAEVGKRSEWVAAFAQAMQRCYGQSLDRLPHITDLLALLRDPVPPLPIHYPRTDVHPDPEGKNFEWFVANKVKSNKMADAGPNLVLEEPGDEQGLPLLTKEKE from the coding sequence ATGCATCAAAGCGGAGGCAAGGCCAATCGCCCCGAAAAGCGGGATCGTCATCAGACACCGGTGCAGGTGGTTCAACCATCGCCACCGACGGTGCCGTGGCCACGTGCCAAAGAGTCAACCAAGGCGCGGGAAGCCTACCGCTTCCTCAACCCATACAATTTCGTCCGCTATTTGCCACCACCCGATATACCGGAAACCGATCCCGATGCGCAGTTGCTGGGCCGTTGCCCACCACCGCCTCACGACCGGTATGTGGGTTTGACCGGGCGTATCACCTGCACCCTCGAAGCGGTCACCCCTCTTTTTATTGCGGATAGCCACGATGTGCAATCGACTACTATTCTGCTGGCCGATAACCGCGAAGTTCAGCATAAAAACTACCGTTTTTTCCAGTATGATGGTCAAGACGCTATACCTGCTACGAGTCTGCGCGGTATGATCCGTGCCTTGTTTGAAACGGTGACCAATTCACCGTTCAGTGTCTTCAATGGCGAGGAACGGCTCGAGTATCGTATCGACCCGATTGAGTCCAAACGGTTTAAACCCGGCATCGTGCTGAGTTTGCCGGACGGTGATCAACCGGGCGTCATTGCCCTCTGCGAGGAGGCGACAATCGGTGCGTATCACGAAGACCGTAACCTGAACGTTTTGCACGGCGATTGGCGTTGTGGTGAAACGGCGTATGCCGTTCTGAGCACCGCCAAGAATGGTGTGAAGAAGGTGGAAGCACTTGCGCGTGAGCAAGATAAAAATCGCTTACTAAAGTACAACAAACCCTTGGTTAAGGGGTGGGTGAAAATAACCGGCCGCACTATCGAGACAAAACGCAATGAGCGTTTCTTTTATTTCAAAGAAGGTGCTCCGGCCAAAGCCAAGCACGTCCATTTCGATGCCGAGCGCGAAGCCGACTTTAACGCGGTGTTGCAGGCCCAACTCCACGAACGACGTGACGATTTTCACAGCCAGGGGCAGAGTGATCGGCTGGCATCGGGCAATTTGGTGTACGTTGAACTGGAACCGGATCAAAAGACCGTGCGCAATATTGCCCTGGCAAAAGTGGCGCGGCTGCGCTATCGCCATTCTATCGGCGATCTGCTCCCTGAGCACCTGAAGCCGAGTGAAGAGTACGAGCGGCTAGACATTGCTTCGCGCGTATTCGGATGGGTACGCGCCACGCCAGCCGAGGATCGCAAGGATCGCGTTGCCTATGCCGGACGGGTGCGCTTTAGCCACGCAGTATTGATTGATGACAAAGGCGTATATGCCGAACCCATGCCGTTGGCCGTCTTGGGTTCACCCAAACCGACCACCACGCTTTTCTACCTGCGCAAGAAAGACGGCGAATGGAGTGAGGAGGAGCGCAAGAGACCAGGCTCTGCAACCACCATTGGCTACGATGGACCCAATCAGTTGCGTGGACGGAAGTTCTACCGTCACCACGGAAATAGTCTGAATCGGCTCGAATATGAGCGTGCCGGACAGCGTCGCGATCATCAGAATCGCACGGTGCGCGGAGTACGTGTGCCGGGTAACGTATTTCAGTTCACAATCGATTTTCATAACCTGGCACCGGTTGAGCTTGGTGCGTTGCTATGGACGCTAAGCTTGGGCGAAGAAAAATGCTTTTTCCGGCTCGGTTATGCTAAACCGCTCGGATTTGGCAGCGTTAAGTTGACGGTAGATCAGGTTGATCTGCTCGAACTCAGCACTCGCTATTGTTCATTGCAGCAATCGGGGTGGCGGCGAGCTGAGGTTGGCAAACGAAGTGAATGGGTGGCAGCGTTTGCACAGGCGATGCAGCGATGCTACGGTCAATCATTGGACCGATTACCGCATATTACCGATCTCCTCGCCTTGCTGCGCGATCCGGTTCCACCGCTTCCCATCCATTACCCGCGCACCGATGTTCATCCAGACCCAGAGGGAAAGAACTTCGAGTGGTTTGTGGCCAATAAGGTAAAATCGAACAAAATGGCCGATGCCGGTCCTAATCTCGTGCTCGAAGAGCCGGGCGATGAGCAGGGTTTGCCGTTACTCACAAAGGAGAAGGAGTAG
- a CDS encoding TIGR03986 family type III CRISPR-associated RAMP protein, giving the protein MSKSKTQRRSISSGTSSAQGYRFLNPYNFVRTLETRNAHIARLLGRCAPPPHDRYVGLTGRIYCRLTATTPIFVADGENVREEHVNGKIHRHYRFFRDPENKVAIPGTSLRGAIRAIFEAATNSCFAHFAGDKRLSYHLLPELALQLVPARVRKINTRWELELLPGTTTITPGQRPAGPQYAAWVHVYDPLQKSKTVAQSLSKPYAQRQKLSLTGFAHGELCHAIIERMIHPRRNFKFWNVVHLAKSAQSLPEPGANQLKVSGYLCITNQNIENKHDERLFFTNQKLSPLDLPDTVRQKYEELIADYQERHRDEVRKRRDPNRPQGTEPAFSRFIVEGRQKLTDGDLVYAMLDKVGNSGYKVRFIVPVSVPRVGFERTIGDLLYPSDLKKCATYDALCPACRVFGWVWGDETAVNPPELSVRTAYAGRVSFSHAVLTKDGGTFDETLAILSTPKPTTYRFYLRPRTGKPQNGQDDRQVDYNNQNQILRGRKIYRHHGARLNPQEYRSVNGVKSDQNRTVRGVQQAGSIFEFTVDFENLAPLELGALLWSLQIEGWHHRIGYAKPLGFGSAKIDIVKISLLHPEARYASFTSSGWHDQDQQKIDAWIKEFKQAMKLRFGAAFEMLANICDLKALLADTPPLPVHYPRPTRQPQPDGKQYEWFVGNKRGGNNPGPRIALPLAEDDVAGLPLIDKNGNIIP; this is encoded by the coding sequence ATGAGCAAATCTAAAACCCAACGCCGGTCTATATCGAGCGGTACCTCATCTGCACAAGGATACCGCTTTCTCAACCCATACAACTTCGTGCGCACGCTGGAAACGCGCAATGCGCACATTGCTCGATTGCTGGGCCGTTGCGCACCGCCGCCCCATGATCGGTATGTAGGGTTGACCGGACGCATCTATTGCCGGCTCACCGCTACCACCCCGATCTTTGTCGCGGATGGTGAGAACGTGCGCGAAGAGCACGTCAACGGCAAGATACATCGTCACTATCGCTTCTTTCGCGATCCGGAGAACAAGGTCGCTATTCCCGGTACGAGTCTGCGCGGTGCAATCCGCGCCATCTTTGAAGCAGCGACCAATTCCTGCTTTGCCCACTTTGCCGGCGATAAGCGATTAAGTTATCACCTGTTGCCAGAGCTGGCGCTGCAACTGGTTCCAGCGCGGGTGCGCAAAATCAACACGCGGTGGGAATTGGAGTTGTTACCCGGAACAACAACGATCACACCCGGCCAACGACCTGCCGGTCCGCAGTACGCTGCATGGGTGCATGTGTACGATCCGTTGCAGAAGAGCAAAACGGTCGCTCAGTCGCTCAGTAAACCTTACGCCCAGCGTCAAAAACTCTCGCTGACCGGCTTTGCGCATGGTGAGTTGTGTCACGCGATTATCGAGCGTATGATCCATCCGCGCCGCAATTTCAAGTTCTGGAATGTGGTGCATCTGGCAAAATCGGCTCAATCACTGCCGGAGCCCGGTGCTAATCAGCTAAAGGTGAGCGGGTATCTCTGTATTACCAATCAGAACATTGAGAATAAACACGATGAGCGACTGTTCTTCACCAATCAGAAGCTCTCTCCGCTTGATTTGCCTGACACGGTGCGGCAGAAGTACGAAGAACTGATCGCCGACTATCAAGAGCGTCACCGCGATGAGGTGCGCAAACGGCGGGATCCAAATCGTCCGCAGGGCACAGAGCCGGCCTTCAGCCGTTTTATTGTCGAAGGCCGCCAAAAACTAACAGATGGTGATCTGGTCTATGCCATGCTCGACAAAGTTGGCAACAGTGGATACAAGGTGCGATTCATTGTGCCCGTCTCGGTGCCGCGTGTCGGCTTCGAGCGCACCATCGGCGATCTGCTGTACCCGTCTGACCTGAAGAAATGCGCGACTTACGATGCGCTCTGCCCTGCGTGTCGGGTGTTTGGGTGGGTGTGGGGTGACGAAACTGCCGTTAATCCTCCAGAACTGTCAGTACGAACGGCGTATGCCGGGCGCGTTAGCTTCAGCCATGCCGTATTGACCAAAGATGGCGGAACGTTTGATGAAACTCTGGCTATTTTGTCTACACCCAAGCCGACCACCTATCGCTTCTATTTGCGTCCACGCACCGGCAAACCACAAAATGGACAAGACGATAGACAAGTAGATTACAACAACCAGAATCAGATCCTGCGCGGGCGCAAGATCTATCGGCATCATGGCGCGCGGCTCAATCCGCAGGAATACCGGAGTGTTAACGGTGTGAAGAGCGATCAGAACCGCACGGTGCGTGGCGTTCAGCAGGCGGGCAGCATCTTTGAGTTCACTGTGGATTTCGAGAACCTGGCGCCGCTGGAGCTTGGCGCACTGCTCTGGAGTTTGCAGATCGAAGGATGGCATCACCGCATCGGCTACGCCAAACCGCTGGGTTTTGGCTCGGCGAAAATTGACATCGTGAAGATTTCCTTGCTGCACCCTGAAGCGCGATACGCCTCGTTCACGAGTAGCGGCTGGCACGATCAGGATCAGCAAAAAATCGATGCATGGATCAAGGAATTCAAGCAGGCAATGAAGTTACGCTTCGGCGCCGCCTTCGAGATGTTGGCAAACATCTGCGACCTCAAGGCATTACTGGCTGACACACCTCCCCTGCCGGTCCACTATCCGCGTCCGACCCGCCAACCGCAGCCGGATGGCAAACAGTACGAATGGTTTGTCGGCAACAAGCGGGGCGGTAACAATCCCGGACCGCGTATCGCATTGCCACTGGCGGAGGATGATGTGGCGGGTTTACCCCTGATTGATAAAAATGGCAATATAATCCCGTGA
- the csx19 gene encoding type III-D CRISPR-associated protein Csx19, translating to MSDESNDFFTQLYEKMQKANLSNSDRPAILGGECMPDQLQAFLTAWQGHWQAMPYRIWEHVSHIEFADLPTQPEFLERAEIFGELGHLSLRRDGNRWLWHYIGTSVSFTSFGARDFWKEHPDCQLRRYAESVMLWGERKDHQPRWFEDRVAAAILAYPLNATGRVYLHFWRYTEQGRTAFVWYRALSDRPDKVETQ from the coding sequence ATGAGCGACGAAAGCAACGACTTTTTTACCCAACTGTACGAAAAGATGCAGAAGGCGAATCTGAGCAACTCAGATCGCCCAGCCATTTTGGGTGGCGAGTGTATGCCTGATCAACTGCAAGCCTTCCTCACTGCGTGGCAAGGGCATTGGCAGGCGATGCCCTACCGCATCTGGGAGCACGTCAGCCATATCGAGTTTGCCGATCTGCCGACGCAGCCAGAGTTCCTCGAGCGTGCCGAGATCTTCGGTGAGCTTGGTCATCTTTCGCTGCGACGCGATGGCAACCGCTGGTTGTGGCATTACATTGGCACATCAGTGTCGTTCACGAGTTTCGGTGCCAGGGACTTCTGGAAGGAACATCCTGACTGTCAGCTTCGCCGCTACGCGGAGTCGGTCATGCTATGGGGCGAGCGTAAAGATCATCAGCCGCGCTGGTTCGAAGACCGGGTTGCAGCAGCTATCCTGGCGTATCCTCTGAATGCAACTGGTCGCGTCTACTTGCATTTCTGGCGCTACACCGAACAGGGGCGCACGGCGTTTGTCTGGTATCGGGCATTAAGTGACAGGCCAGATAAGGTGGAGACACAATGA
- a CDS encoding RAMP superfamily CRISPR-associated protein, translated as MKFRAITANLTLRTALHVGTGSDTETTDDLLRRDVRGRLLIPGTAIAGVLRSIATRLAPRFGESPCQVIDNQSSNDACQCLVCQLFGDVNPREDSDTATATRVLVYDAVLDTIPSLTIRDGVGIDRVTGAAARRERIKFDYEVLPAGTVFTLRLEIDPKLPDVPKLLPLLAATLAEWEQGRGAIGGRVNRGLGAFTLNEVQWIERDLNQAGVLIEFLHRGPPWHTTDGDRTWLTNQVQQVRAWVEPYQGNDPVARSWVLAEFTLAATGPFLTNDVAQAGRSGFDHAPVFAAYEQGAKPVLPGSSLRGALRSQAERIARTLATFSAWDNGKDMKSRKTSFLATCPACNPLTTKTDDPVASCNSFIKARPKVERDTLEQKGAEEKLCLACRLFGSPWNGSRLRVEDAPFVGDKVTLKVLDFLAIDRFTGGGRDTAKFDAVVLWQPKFRVRLFLENPEPWELGWLALVLRDLHDGLITIGFGAAKGFGQCRIEDGAVTLGIIHESDFPLSEPNNQEPAAQQAITAKQQLLQSKGGMSGVYRTLMLDPATENDWRTLVESWIRAFNVTVKEYKHAFGLKKDSYFDKINGTWLPDLYPARVS; from the coding sequence ATGAAGTTTCGTGCCATCACTGCCAATCTAACGCTGCGTACAGCGCTTCACGTGGGCACGGGCAGCGATACGGAAACGACCGACGATCTCTTGCGCCGTGACGTGCGGGGGCGGCTGCTCATACCGGGTACCGCTATCGCCGGTGTGCTGCGCAGCATTGCCACGCGGCTCGCGCCTCGCTTTGGGGAAAGTCCGTGTCAAGTGATTGACAACCAATCGTCAAACGACGCCTGTCAATGCCTCGTCTGTCAACTCTTCGGCGATGTGAATCCAAGGGAAGATAGTGATACCGCCACTGCTACCCGGGTGCTGGTCTACGATGCCGTGCTCGATACGATCCCATCGCTGACCATCCGCGATGGCGTTGGGATTGATCGGGTGACCGGTGCGGCTGCGCGCCGCGAACGGATTAAGTTCGATTACGAAGTGTTGCCGGCAGGGACGGTATTTACTCTGAGGCTTGAGATCGATCCCAAACTGCCTGATGTGCCGAAACTGCTGCCCTTATTGGCGGCGACGTTGGCCGAATGGGAACAGGGACGAGGCGCAATCGGTGGTCGGGTCAATCGGGGGTTGGGTGCGTTTACCCTCAACGAGGTGCAGTGGATCGAGCGCGATCTGAATCAGGCAGGGGTGCTGATCGAGTTTTTACACCGCGGGCCGCCTTGGCACACTACTGACGGCGACCGCACATGGCTGACCAATCAGGTCCAGCAGGTGCGGGCGTGGGTAGAACCGTACCAAGGTAATGATCCGGTTGCCCGTTCATGGGTTTTGGCCGAATTTACACTGGCCGCAACCGGTCCCTTTCTGACCAACGATGTGGCTCAAGCCGGTCGGAGCGGGTTTGATCATGCGCCGGTGTTCGCGGCTTATGAGCAAGGGGCTAAGCCGGTGTTGCCCGGTTCGAGCCTGCGCGGCGCCTTGCGGAGTCAGGCCGAGCGGATCGCCCGTACTCTGGCAACCTTCAGCGCGTGGGATAACGGTAAGGATATGAAGAGTCGCAAAACGTCATTCTTAGCGACATGCCCCGCCTGTAATCCGCTGACGACCAAGACCGATGACCCGGTTGCAAGTTGTAACAGCTTTATCAAGGCTCGACCAAAGGTTGAACGAGATACGTTGGAGCAAAAAGGGGCAGAGGAGAAACTCTGTCTCGCCTGCCGGCTCTTCGGCAGCCCGTGGAACGGCAGTCGGTTGCGCGTCGAAGATGCACCATTTGTCGGCGACAAGGTCACTCTCAAGGTGCTCGATTTTCTGGCTATCGACCGCTTTACCGGCGGCGGACGCGATACGGCCAAGTTCGACGCGGTGGTGCTGTGGCAGCCGAAGTTTCGGGTGCGGCTCTTCCTTGAGAATCCAGAGCCGTGGGAATTGGGTTGGCTGGCGCTGGTGTTGCGCGATCTGCACGATGGGTTGATCACTATTGGCTTCGGCGCTGCCAAAGGTTTTGGTCAGTGCAGGATCGAAGACGGTGCTGTGACTCTCGGTATTATTCACGAAAGCGATTTTCCGCTGTCTGAGCCGAATAACCAGGAGCCGGCCGCGCAGCAGGCGATTACCGCTAAACAGCAACTTTTGCAATCGAAAGGCGGGATGAGCGGCGTCTATCGCACGTTGATGCTTGATCCGGCAACAGAGAACGATTGGAGGACACTGGTAGAGAGCTGGATCAGAGCGTTCAATGTGACGGTCAAGGAATATAAACATGCCTTCGGTTTGAAGAAAGACAGCTACTTCGATAAAATCAACGGCACATGGTTGCCTGATCTCTATCCGGCGAGGGTGTCATGA